The genomic window AGGATCTTGCGCTTCTCTTCCGGGCCGTCGCCGCGGAGATGGCGGACCAGTTCGCGGGCGGTATAATCGGCCTCGCCCGAGATGACGTAATCGACGGCGGCTTCGCGCTCGAGGATTTCCACGGGCTCGGCGGTGGCATGGGTGCCCATCATGGCGATTTCGCAGCCGAGGGCTTCTTTGAGGGCCTTGCCGACCCGCATGTCGTTATTAATGGAGGGGGTGCTGGTATTGAGCACTGCCAGTTGCGGTTTGAAGTCCTTGACCCGGTCGAGGGTTCCTTGCAGATCCAGATCCATGGCGGGAGAGTCGATCACCATGATCTCGTTCCCGTCCTCCTCCACGCAGCCGGCTGCATAGGCCATGAACATGGGCCAATACAGGGTGCTCGACTTCGTGACGCAAGGGCTCCTCGATTCCCGGGAAAACATGGGGAAATAAGGAGGATTCAGGAACAGGACCTTCATAGGCAAAGCCTCCGCAAAAAAAAAGGCCGAAACAGGTAAATGGCTGGCCCGAGTTACCCCTAACGGGGGCCGGGCCCAAACTACCATGTTCGGACGGCAATTCCAAATATACCCGATGGGCCTGATCAGCGCGCCCTAAATCGCTGCACGTCCGCCTTGTCCAAGACCCCAAGATCCCATGCGAACTCGAATTTTGCGAATTTTGAACCCGCTTCGATGCGCAGGCGATCGATGCCGGAGGCCAGGAGGTGCAATCCCACGTAGCCGGCCGGATGGAAGTCTCGCTCCAGCAAGGCATTATGATCCCAAAGGCTGGCGGTCTCGAGCCCCACGATCCCCTGCAGGGCGATGAATGCCCCCCAATGCCAAAGGCGGATGTTCCGCTTCCCCATCAGGTCGGTACGGTTCTCCAAGGTGAGGATGCATTCGCTTTTCCCCCGCAGCGCATCGTGGCCGAATCCCCTCAGGGTATTGGATCCTCCCGCATGGAAGCGATCATAGCGCCCGAAGGTCTCCCCCAAGGTTCCGTCCCGGTACTGATAGAGGGCCACGGCCACCGCGGTATTGCGCCTTTGCCAGGGGAGGTAGAGGCGGGAATCCGAAAGCCATTCGCGGTAGTCGGCGGGGCCGCCCAGGAAGCCGCCGTTCTCGGTCACGCGCGCTTCCTGGTACCATCCTTGCCGGGGCAGATGACGGCGATCCCGGCTATCCCAGCGCGCGCCTATTGCGAGGCGAGGGACCCAATCGCCATCCTGACGTAGCACTACGGCGCTGTCGCTTTGGGCGGCGCCCATATGAAAGAGTTCCGCCGCCGCGATCAGGAAGGCGGGTTCGGGCCATCCCCATTGTTCCATCCCCAGCGCCAGATCCAGCTTGCTTCGCCAACTGTCCTCGTGGAAGGCTTCGAAATCGTTGTAGCTGTCCACCCTCAGGACCGCGAGGTCGTATTGCAAAGGCAGCGGCCCGACGCGGGTAGAAGTCAACGATGCCTGGGCCTCGGTGGTGCCGCCGAAGCGGGTGATGAATTCGGCGCGTATCCCCTGGCCCAGGAAATTGAGGGAGGCGAGCGCGGGGCCCAGGCTCAGGCCGTCCTGATCGGTTTTGGCCAGGGCGACGAACGGGATGTAAGGCGGCAATTCGCGGAAGCGGTAGGTGAGCGCAACCTGGCTATCGCGCGCGGCCGTCTCGAGGCGGACTTCCGAGAAGATGTCCAGGTCTTCCAGGCGGACCTGTTCCCGCTTCCACTTGGCGCAGGTAAAGCGCTCCCCCGGATGATTACGTAACTCCCGCGTTACTACGTCGGCATTGGTGGTCCGGAGTCCCTGGAAATCCTGGAAAGTGACGAGGCGGCCTTCGACCTCCCGGCAGACGGGATCGGAAACGGATTCGAGATCGGGTTCGGGATCGGCCGATGCCGAGAGGGCGCAGGCTAAGGCCAGGGCCAGGAGAAGGCCCCCGGCCGGAATCGAATAGCCGTGAAAGCGCGTCTCCGTTGGCATGGCGCGGGAAAGCTAGCAAAACGCCTCCCCGGCAATATCCGCGGTGGCCGGAGAAGCCCTAGAGCTCCAGCCGCATCACGTGGCGCCGCGAGCCTGCGCGTCCGATCCCGGCGAAACCTCTCTCGGCGAAGAGGGGGACGAAACCCATGAAACGGTAGCTCGGTGAATCTTCATCGACAGGATAAGCCTCCAGGGCGATCGCCTTCTGCTTGCGCGCCAGGGCGGAGGCGGCATCCACCAGGCGCTCCGTCAAGCCTTGGCCCCGCCACTCCTTCTTGACGAAAAAACAGGCGATGGACCAGATGCGGGAGGCGTCTTCGTCCGGATGCAGGTCGTCAAGTTTACGATACGTGCTCTTGGGCGCCGCCGAACACCAGGCAACGGGTTCCTTGCCCGCATAAGCGAGAAGCCCGACGGGCGTGCCCGCCTCCACGCGGGCCTTCAGGAAGCCTTTCCGGCTCTTGCCATCCGTATGTTTCGCTTCCTCCTTCGTGGCCCGCCAAACCATGCACCAGCAATACTTCGGGGCGCCGGGGGATTCGAAAAGGGCTTCCAGATCCTTCCAGCGCGCGCGGGTGACGGGCTTGATGGAAATCATCGGGATCCAAATTAGCTTTCCGCCATGTCGCGCGCCCGCCGCCTATTGGAGCTTCTCGAAATCCTGCGCCGCCACCGCTATCCGGTCACCGGCGCGGCCCTGGCCGCCGAGCTCGGCATCAGCCAGCGTTCCTTGTACCGCGACATCGCCACCTTGCAATCCCAAGGGGCCAGCATCGACGGGGCGCCCGGCCTGGGCTATATCCTGAAGCCCGGTTTCACCTTGCCGCCGCTCATGTTCTCGGACGATGAGATCGAGGCCTTGTCCCTGGGGGCGCAATGGGTGGCGGAGCGCACCGATGCGGACCTGGCCGATGCCGCACTCAGCGCCCTGGCCAAGATCGCCGCGGTACTGCCGCCGCGCCTGCGCGGGGATCTGGACGCTTCGACCCTGATGGTGGTGCCGACCGAGAAGCCCGCGGAGACCCGTTTCGGATTGGCCCTGCGCATGGCCATCCGCAACGAAAAGAAGATCCGCATCGGCTACCGGGACGCGCGCGAACAGGTGACCGAGCGCGTGGTATGGCCTTTCGCATTCGCCTATTTCGATCGGGTGAGGGTGGTGACGTCCTGGTGCGAGTTGCGCCAGGGCTTCCGGCATTTCCGCGCCGATCGCATCGCGTCGCTGGAGGCCTTGCCCGAGCGCTACCCGCGCGGACGCCAGGCGTTGATGGAAGAGTGGCGGAAACTGGAAGGCATCGATCGGCCGGGGGAATGAAGGACAGGCGACTGACTGCTGACAGGAATTGGCAGGGCATGCGCTTATCCTTATCCCATCGCCCGCAAGTCGCGGCGCATGCCAAAGGAAACGCCCATGACTCCCAAGCCCAGCACCCTTATCCTGTACGTCGAGAACGTCGCGAAAAGCTGCGCCTTCTATACCGGCCTCTTGGAACGCCCGCCGGTGGAGGAGTCCCCCAACTTCGGCATGTACGCTTTGGACGGTGGGATGATGTTGGGCCTATGGGCCGGGCATGACGTGGACCCGAAACCGAAAGCCGCGGGCGGAGGAGCCGAACTAGCGTTCACCTTGGGAAGCAAGGCCGAGTTGGATGCGTTGCATGCGGAATGGGGAAAGCGCGGTTACGCCATCGCGCAGAAGCCGGCGGAAAAGGATTTCGGCTACACCTTCACCGCGCTGGATCCCGATGGGCATCGCTTGCGGGTGATGGTGCTAGCGCAATAGATCACCATCCTGAGAATAGATCCATGAAGCCCAGGAAAAAATCTCCAAGGCCGGCGAAAACCCCGTAGTCGCTATAGACATCCTCGCCTAGGTTCCCGGTTGCGACGGGCCGGAAAGCGGGGATCCGATCAGGATCCTTGAGGTAGGACTCGAATTTTTTCAGCTCGAGGGCATCCAACCAGAGAGCCTCGCAGGCCTCGCAAAAATTGATTTCGATGCCATCGACCATTCGGGCGAGCATGGGCTTTTGGCAAAAGGGGCAGGGTAGCGGCTCGGGGGCCATCCGCCCCAGAGCCGCTGCGTCCACTCCGCCGCGCGCGAAGCTCGCGAATAGTTTCGAATCTTTGCGGAGCAATCCCTCGCAAACCGCGCAACGCCAACCTCCCGGTTTCTGAAGGGAGGCTTGCAGCCCCTCCCCGTCACGAGGACAGGAAGGGGACAAGGTTAGGCCTCCAGCCACTCGGTGTGGAAGACGCCGGGCTTATCCACGCGCTCGTAGGTATGCGCGCCGAAGTAGTCGCGCTGGGCCTGGAGCAGATTGGCCGGCAGCGAGGCGCTGCGGTACTGATCGTAATAGGACAGCGCGGAGCTGAAGGCGGGGATGGCGATGCCCGCCTTGCTGGCCTCGGCGACCGCCAAACGCCAGTTGGCCTGGCCCTTGCGAATGACCTCGGTGAAGTAAGGGGCCAGGATCAGGTTGGCCAGCTTGGGCTCGGTGTCGTAGGCTTTCTTGATCTCGTCCAGGAACTGGGCGCGGATGATGCAGCCGCCGCGCCAGAGCATCGCGATGTCGCCGTACTTCAGGTCCCACTTGTACTCCGCAGCGGCCGCGCGCAAGAGCTGGAAGCCCTGCGCGTACGACATGATCTTCGAGGCATAAAGCGCATCGTGGATGGCGGGGAGGAACTTGGCCTTGTCGATATTGAAGTTGATCTCCGGGGCGGGCAGCTTCGCGGAGGCCGCCACGCGCTGGTCTTTCATCGCGCTCAGGGAACGGGCCACCACGGCTTCCATCATGGTCGGGATCGGGATGCCGAGGTCGAGGGCGTTCTGCGAGGTCCATTTGCCCGTGCCCTTCTGGCCGGCCCTGTCCAGGATCACGTCCACCATGGGCTTGCCGGTTTCCGGATCCTTCTTGGCCAGGATGTCCCGGGTGATTTCGATGAGGTAGGAATTGAGCGGGCCCTTGTTCCATTCCGCGAAGACCTGCCCGATTTCCGGCGCCGACATTTTCAGCAGCACCTTCATCATGAAATAAGCTTCGCAAATAAGCTGCATGTCGCCGTACTCGATGCCGTTGTGGATCATCTTCACGTAATGGCCGGCGCCGTCCGAACCCACCCATTCGCAACAGGGGATGTCGTTCTTGGGGCCGACCTTGGCGGCGATAGCCTGGAAGATGGGCTTGACCTCGGGCCAGGCCGAGGGCTCGCCGCCGGGCATGATGGACGGGCCCTTGAGCGCGCCTTCCTCGCCGCCGGAAACGCCTACGCCCAGGAAGCGGAAGCCCTTGGCCGCCAGGTCCCGGGTACGGCGAATGGAATCGGGGAAGAAGGAGTTGCCGCCGTCGATGAGGATGTCGCCCTTATCCAATAGGGGAGTCAGTTGGTTGATGAGGTCGTCCACGGCCGGGCCGGCCTTCACCATCATCATGATCTTGCGCGGGGATTTGAGCGAGCCGACGAACTCCTTGAGGTTATGGGAGCCCACGAGCTTCTTGCCCTTGCCGCGCCCTTGCAGAAGTTCGTCCACCTTGGACGTGGTGCGGTTGAACACCGCCACGGTATAGCCGCGGCTTTCCATGTTGAGGACCAGGTTTTCGCCCATGACCGCCAGGCCGATGAGGCCGATATCCGCTTGCGCCATATTCATTACTCCGGAATGCGTTTTCCGCGGCGGATCGATCCGCGCGAAGAGACGGGATGAAGCGCCCCGCGGGGTTCCACCCCGTCCCAAGGACGCCCCTTGATCCCACCCGGGTGGCCAATGGCCCCCGGGGCGGGAATGAAAGGTAACTATATCGAGACCGGGCCGAAACAGTGAAACCGATCGGAAGCGGCGGCGGTCTAAGGGGGTTTCCCGCCGCGCCACCCTCCGGCGCTTTGCCATTCCGACGCGAACCCATTTCGCAACGCCGGGTACTCGCGATGCCGGGTTTCCGGAAACCGGTTTTGTAATTTCCCCGCATAAACCCGATGTCCGTCGGCTCCCGTGTTCGAGGTTCGCCCGTCCACGCGGCCCGCGGCGACAGCTCCGAAAGGGAATTCCATGCAGGCCTTCCGACTCCCCTTCTCCGTTTTGACCTTGGCGCTAGCCGGATCCCTGGCGGCTTCCGGCGTAATGGCCAAGGAGGCCAAGGAAGATCCGCGGCCTAAGCGCGGCAGCCTTGAATTGGGCAAAGGCAAGCCCGCCGCGGTGGACGCGGCCAAGATCGAAATGCTCAACGGCGCCTTCGGCAAGGTGGTGGAAGCCGTCTCGCCCTGCGTGGTGGCGGTGAACACCGAGAAGAAATGGTCGGAGCGGGATAACCAGATGCAGCATCCCTTCTTCGAATTCTTCGGCATCCCCAACCAACAGGATCCGCAGCAGCCCGACAATTCCCCCAAGCGCAACATCCCCTTAGGCGGCGGCTCCGGCTTCATCGTCAACAAGCAGGGTTACGTCTTCACCAATGCCCACGTGGTCGAAGGCGCGGACATCGTGAAGGTAAGCCTGATCAACAAGAAAACCTACGTGGCCAAGGTGGTGGGCGTGGACAAGAAGGCGGACGTGGCGGTACTCAAGATCACCGCGCCGGGGGAAGACCTCCCGGTCGTCGCCTTCGGGGATACGCGCAAGCTGGCCATCGGCGAATGGGTGTTGGCCATCGGCAATCCCTTCGGGCTGCAGAACACGGTGACCAGCGGGATCGTATCGGCCAAGGGCCGCCGCGATCAGATGCAGGCGGGCGACGCCTACCAGGATTTCATCCAGACCGACGCGGCGGTAAACCCCGGCAACTCGGGCGGCCCCTTGGTGAATCTCAAAGGCGAAGTCATCGGCATCAATTCCAGCATCTATACCCGCACCGGGGGCTACATGGGCGTCAGCTTCGCCATTCCCATCAACATGGCCGTGAAGGTCGCGGAGGACCTCATCTTCGAAGGCAAGGTGACGCGCGGTTACTTAGGCATCGGGATCGATAACGTGTCCGAGAACCTGGCCGAAGCCATGGGCTTGCCCACCACCGACGGCTGCCTCGTGCGGGAGGTGATGAAGAACGGCCCGGCCGCCAAATCCGGTTTGAAGGAGGGCGACATCATCCTTAAGGTGCAGGGCCTGGCGGTGCAGGACGCGGCCGATCTGCGTAATCGCGTGGCCGATCTCAAGCCGGGCGACAAGTACGATTTCGAGGTCCTCCGCGACGGCAAGCGCAATACCATGGGCATCAAGATCGGCGCCAAGCCCGAGGATGGCGACAGCTCCGCCGATGATTCCCAGGCCGCTCCCGAACCGGACGAAGCCGACGGAAGCTTTTTCTCCAAGAAGCTGGGCATCCATTTCGGCCCCCTGGACAAGGAAACCCGGGTGAAGTACGCCGTTCCCAACGATCAAACCGGACTGGTCGTGACCGGCATCGCCGACGGATCAAGCGCGGCGGAAAACGGCATGGTCGAGGGCATGGTCATCGCGAACTTCAAGCGGCAATCGGACGCGGCCTTCCAGAAGGTGGATGATCCGAAGAAACTGCTCGCGGTGCTGAAGTCCCTTAAGGCGGGCGAGAAGATCGCCTTCAAGATCTTTTATAAGGGACGGACCGACTTCATCGCGTTGCAGTCCGAGGAGTAGCCTGATTGTCTTTCGAGGCCGGCGGGATCCGGGGCGCGGGCCCTGGCGCGACGGCTTCGGGGGAGTCGGCGCTTTATGACCCGGTCCTTTGAACAAGCGGCGGGACGGTTGTACCGAATCTATGCGCGTGCTCGCGGGATTTCCGGTCGCCGAACCTGGGCCTCCGACGGACCGCGAGCGCGCGCCTCCGCCGCTTGTTCCGCCTCGTTCCCCTACGCCGAATGCGCCATGTCCCGCACCCCGGCTCCCGCCGGACACGGTGCGAATCGGCGACTCCTCCGACCTATTCGCGGGGGGTAAGAAAGGGGATGGGCATGAAGGGTTGCGGCGGGTAAGGAAAAGCAGTGCTCGGAGAAGACCGGTCGGGAAAGGCCCCTGTAGGGGAACCCATCGGCCACATAATGCATCGGCAAGAAAAGCCACGCTAGATAACGAACGCCAAGCGCAGGCCCACTAGACCCACCCGTATCTTCCACGCAAAAAGGCCGCTAATCCAGGGCGGCCCGTGGGTCCCGGTCGACCGGGCCGCGGCCGCGGGTCGCGCAGGGCGAGTGGGAAGCGGAGGGCCCGGCTTCCGTGCTAACCGATGAGTCTATCGAAAGCCCACGTGTAGCTCGGTAGCCCTGGAAGTATCGCCTGTGGGCGCCAGCACGGAAACCGGGCCCGTGGACCTAACCCTTCGAAACGCTTCCCTCCGAGCCCAGAGCGCCCCGCGCCCGCGGCACGGGCCCCGAAGCAAAGAGGCAGCACTAGATTAGCAGCTTACCCTCGAAGCCGAACATGATGTACAGCCCCAACCCCTTGGTGATCACCGGCTGCAGATCCCCGTTCGGATAGTTGGCGCGGGTCCATCCGCGTTTGCGGCGGTTGGCGCCGCCCAGCCAATCCAAGCTCGAATTGTCGTAGTCGGCGAAGAGGTTGTCGGCCTCGAAAAAGAAACGCATGGACTCCAGCGGGCGCCAATGGCTCTTTAAATCCAGGTTGATCCGCAGGTCCGTACGCTGCCGGGAGACGGTGCCGAAATCCGGGTCCACGCCGATGGTTCGGTGCTGGGTGGGCTGTTCGGTCTTGGCATCGAAAAGCCCGGTATATTCGTACAAGGGGGCCCCGTTGCTGGCGGTATAGGTGAGGATGAAGCTGAGCAAGGAATCCCGCCGCGGCAGGAAACGCAGATTGGAAACCAGATCCAAGCTGCGGTTGGCTTCCCAGGGAAGGAATTGATCGTTGTCCTTCAGATGGTAATCGCCCTGTACCACCGAAGCGTTCACGTTGATCCCGAGATGGTGGCTGGGCAACCAGGCGGCGGTCACGTTGCCGCCGCTGGCGTAAGCGTAATCGGACTGATGGGTTTCCCCGTAATTCCAGAACACCTCGGGCACGGGCAGAACCGGGTCCTTGTAAAGCCGCGAATAGACGCTGGCCGTCAGCTTCAATTCGTCCTTCCATCCGCTCTCCACGCCCACCTTGCCTTCCGCGCTGGATGTGGTGACCGCGTCGACGCGATTGACGCCGGTCGGTTGGATGGCGGTATTGGCCCTTATCGCCGTCTCCGCGTAGCCCAAGGTGGATCCGATGATGGGCCGGGTATAACGCACGGAGGCGAGGGGGGCGGGGGCATTGAATCCCGGATGGGATCCATCCGACAGGGCTTGATAAACGCCGGTGGCCCCCACGGCCGCGTCCCAATTGCGCTTCTCGCCCGTCGTCCATCTCAGGCGAAGCAATCCGGTCGCCAACGCGTAGTCCATCGGGATATTGTGCCGATCGACGCCCACGCCCGGGCTGATGTCCAGGAAATCCCGGTCCTGATGCAGGTATTCCAGATCGAGGCCATACCCGTAGCCCGCCCCGAGCAGCTTCCCGTTCGGATTCCATTGGAATGATCCGTTCGCCTGGTAATCTTCCACGTTCGCATCGCCGATTAAATTGGTGATCTCGTTGTTGCCTTCGGCGAAGTACCAGGCCGGCGCATCGGATACGTCGGTGCTCGGAGGCAGGGTATCCCGGAAGGCCTCTTCGCGCTTGCGGTGCAGAAAGCTTAATGAGTACTGGAGGTCGCCGGATTCGTGCGGGGTCATGGCCTCGTACGCGTACATGAACGCATCCTGGCTGCCTTCCACCAGGGTTTGCGGGGCGCTATGCGCCCAGTCCTTGGAAACGTCCTGCTGCACGCGGTAGTAATCATTGAGGCCCAGGATGCTATGCCGGGAATAGGCTCCCGTGGAGTCCCGGTAATAGGAACCCAGGTATCCGTCCATGGTTTTGAATTTGAAGGGATTGTCCAGGGTATTGCAATTCGTATCGCAAGGCTTGCCTCCGGTCTGGAGCCGGGCTTCCTTGGGATCGGTGAAGAAATGGTTCCCCAGATTGGCCAAGAAGGTGGGTTCCAGATAGCGGCCGCTCATGATGAAGGTTCGCCCGCCCCAATAGCCCGTCATGTTCAATTCGCGGTTCACCGTGCCGAAAACCACGTCGCCGGTGATGTTGTTGGGATCGCCCTCCTTGAGATCGTAGACCAAGGCCGAGGCGTTGCCTTGGTTGAGCGGGCCCTTGGCCAGGTTGTCGGAGACGGTAACCGATTTAAGCAGGCGCGGATTCAGCACGCTCTCGTTGCCGGGAAAGCCGATATCCAGATGCCGCAGGCTGGGGATGCGGCTTTGGCCCAGGTAGTGGGTCACGTCGTTGGTGCGCGAGCCCCATACGGAAATGTCGTTGCTGAACTCCCCCATGCCCGACACCCCGGGCAACTGCCGCAAGTGATCGTTCAGATCGATGCGCATCCCCTGCATCGATTCCAGTTCTTCCATGCTGTGGGCCCCGGCCGCTTCCCGCACGGGCCCCCGCTTCGACTCGGCCGTCTTGTCCGTCAACGCCAGCACGTCCGACTCCATCGTCACCTCGATGTCGATGAGCTGGGTGAGGTCGGATAGATCGAGTTCCTGATCCTTGTAAGGGTGGCGCTTGAAAACCAAGGTCGCATTATGGCTGTTGACGGTGATCTCGAAGCGCCCGTTGGACTTGGTGAAACCGAGCACCTTCCCGCTTTTGAGGGAGATCTCGACCTGTCCGACGGGCTCGCCATGCTCCGCGTCCTCCACCAGGCCAACCACATCGTAGGTCTGAGCGAAAGCGGGCGCCGCCCACAGCGCCAGGCCCAGTACCCATACCGTCCGCCATTTCCGCGCATCGAACCAATAACGCAAGCTGCGCCCTCCCGATGGTCCGGGAGGCGGCAACGCCGGGCTCCCGAAAAACGGGTATAAACTACTATAGTTGCCCCGCCGGCAGCAGTTTTGCGGTTTTTGCTACGTTTGCCACAGCAGTATAAGGGGCCTAAGCATGTTGGATCCGCGGTTGTACCGGGAAGATGTGGACACGATCAGGAAAGGGCTGGAACGCCGGGGAGCCAAGGTCGATCTGGATGCGATGGTAAACATCGACATCGAGAAGCGCAAGTCGAACCTACGCCTCGACCAGCTCAAGGCCGAGCGCAACGCGGCGACCGAGCAGATCGCGCAGATGAAGCGCGCCGGCCAGGACGCCAAGGATGCCATCGAGAAGACCCGCACCCTCGGGGATGCCCTTAAGGCGGAGCAAGAACGTTTCGACGATCTCGATAGCCGCTTCCGCGCCCTGGCCCTGTTGGTTCCCAACCTTCCCCACCCTTCCGTTCCGGACGGCAAATCGTCGGCGGATAACGTGGTCCGCCGCGAATGGGGCCCGAAGTACGCCGGACCCAAGCCCAAGCATCATCTGGATTTCGGCAAGGAACTGGGCCTTTTCGATTTCGAACGCGGGGCCAAGATCACCGGCAGCGGCTTCCCCATCTACGTAGGACTGGGGGCGCGCCTGGAGCGGGCGATGC from Fibrobacterota bacterium includes these protein-coding regions:
- a CDS encoding BamA/TamA family outer membrane protein translates to MPTETRFHGYSIPAGGLLLALALACALSASADPEPDLESVSDPVCREVEGRLVTFQDFQGLRTTNADVVTRELRNHPGERFTCAKWKREQVRLEDLDIFSEVRLETAARDSQVALTYRFRELPPYIPFVALAKTDQDGLSLGPALASLNFLGQGIRAEFITRFGGTTEAQASLTSTRVGPLPLQYDLAVLRVDSYNDFEAFHEDSWRSKLDLALGMEQWGWPEPAFLIAAAELFHMGAAQSDSAVVLRQDGDWVPRLAIGARWDSRDRRHLPRQGWYQEARVTENGGFLGGPADYREWLSDSRLYLPWQRRNTAVAVALYQYRDGTLGETFGRYDRFHAGGSNTLRGFGHDALRGKSECILTLENRTDLMGKRNIRLWHWGAFIALQGIVGLETASLWDHNALLERDFHPAGYVGLHLLASGIDRLRIEAGSKFAKFEFAWDLGVLDKADVQRFRAR
- a CDS encoding GNAT family N-acetyltransferase, with the protein product MISIKPVTRARWKDLEALFESPGAPKYCWCMVWRATKEEAKHTDGKSRKGFLKARVEAGTPVGLLAYAGKEPVAWCSAAPKSTYRKLDDLHPDEDASRIWSIACFFVKKEWRGQGLTERLVDAASALARKQKAIALEAYPVDEDSPSYRFMGFVPLFAERGFAGIGRAGSRRHVMRLEL
- a CDS encoding YafY family transcriptional regulator, whose protein sequence is MSRARRLLELLEILRRHRYPVTGAALAAELGISQRSLYRDIATLQSQGASIDGAPGLGYILKPGFTLPPLMFSDDEIEALSLGAQWVAERTDADLADAALSALAKIAAVLPPRLRGDLDASTLMVVPTEKPAETRFGLALRMAIRNEKKIRIGYRDAREQVTERVVWPFAFAYFDRVRVVTSWCELRQGFRHFRADRIASLEALPERYPRGRQALMEEWRKLEGIDRPGE
- a CDS encoding VOC family protein — encoded protein: MTPKPSTLILYVENVAKSCAFYTGLLERPPVEESPNFGMYALDGGMMLGLWAGHDVDPKPKAAGGGAELAFTLGSKAELDALHAEWGKRGYAIAQKPAEKDFGYTFTALDPDGHRLRVMVLAQ
- a CDS encoding zf-TFIIB domain-containing protein, with product MLARMVDGIEINFCEACEALWLDALELKKFESYLKDPDRIPAFRPVATGNLGEDVYSDYGVFAGLGDFFLGFMDLFSGW
- the gnd gene encoding decarboxylating NADP(+)-dependent phosphogluconate dehydrogenase, with the protein product MAQADIGLIGLAVMGENLVLNMESRGYTVAVFNRTTSKVDELLQGRGKGKKLVGSHNLKEFVGSLKSPRKIMMMVKAGPAVDDLINQLTPLLDKGDILIDGGNSFFPDSIRRTRDLAAKGFRFLGVGVSGGEEGALKGPSIMPGGEPSAWPEVKPIFQAIAAKVGPKNDIPCCEWVGSDGAGHYVKMIHNGIEYGDMQLICEAYFMMKVLLKMSAPEIGQVFAEWNKGPLNSYLIEITRDILAKKDPETGKPMVDVILDRAGQKGTGKWTSQNALDLGIPIPTMMEAVVARSLSAMKDQRVAASAKLPAPEINFNIDKAKFLPAIHDALYASKIMSYAQGFQLLRAAAAEYKWDLKYGDIAMLWRGGCIIRAQFLDEIKKAYDTEPKLANLILAPYFTEVIRKGQANWRLAVAEASKAGIAIPAFSSALSYYDQYRSASLPANLLQAQRDYFGAHTYERVDKPGVFHTEWLEA
- a CDS encoding Do family serine endopeptidase; protein product: MQAFRLPFSVLTLALAGSLAASGVMAKEAKEDPRPKRGSLELGKGKPAAVDAAKIEMLNGAFGKVVEAVSPCVVAVNTEKKWSERDNQMQHPFFEFFGIPNQQDPQQPDNSPKRNIPLGGGSGFIVNKQGYVFTNAHVVEGADIVKVSLINKKTYVAKVVGVDKKADVAVLKITAPGEDLPVVAFGDTRKLAIGEWVLAIGNPFGLQNTVTSGIVSAKGRRDQMQAGDAYQDFIQTDAAVNPGNSGGPLVNLKGEVIGINSSIYTRTGGYMGVSFAIPINMAVKVAEDLIFEGKVTRGYLGIGIDNVSENLAEAMGLPTTDGCLVREVMKNGPAAKSGLKEGDIILKVQGLAVQDAADLRNRVADLKPGDKYDFEVLRDGKRNTMGIKIGAKPEDGDSSADDSQAAPEPDEADGSFFSKKLGIHFGPLDKETRVKYAVPNDQTGLVVTGIADGSSAAENGMVEGMVIANFKRQSDAAFQKVDDPKKLLAVLKSLKAGEKIAFKIFYKGRTDFIALQSEE